A single window of Lytechinus variegatus isolate NC3 chromosome 8, Lvar_3.0, whole genome shotgun sequence DNA harbors:
- the LOC121420291 gene encoding ATP-binding cassette sub-family B member 9-like, which yields MERGEIKMKILAYAGLLLIVIFSTADVFFGFAYYLHWNKYELFRDNVVNYSFVHSMFDFWLFSMVRVFLLLSAVFAVITDRPDALKYISKSRYPVGVLNILMVLYTLVKIMLYTEYLDGNHDDDPWFLTLGAWTMMASLIMYVIWINILQEPFYPLRTKMALLKPDAVKSTSKGNIDGERSEDCFERQSCHTDDDNDEEDDDKVIGKGKKSVKWYSVFARLISFSKEDWPILLVGIAALICTSVGSTFLPLLAGRVLDGVVQGKDAAQFYKSIVLMTVISCEVAIGNGVQSGSIMVAMARLNRRITNCLFDSILKQDMSFFDRNGTGAILSRLTSDTITMSDSLGSSVRICLRKTFQIVSNTVAMVILSWRLSVITVITLILLLVISDIVGRYYERLARKVQSTLANANIVAEETVSNIKTVRSFAIEKGEKNTYRDRLDAVYHLRKREAGVLGLSKVIVSACELLAFVVALFYGGHLVLNGVISGGMLFSYVWYQQKIGRNIEKISDGFAHLMKAAGASRKVFEMIDSSPKLTNEGRLTPREFKGHLEFRNVHFTYPSTASPRVLENVSFTASPGEVVALVGPSGGGKSSCVSLIERFYEPTLGDVLIDNISVREYDHTYLHTQMALVGPEPILNAKTIKDNISFGLDNCSMSRIRNAAEQANIHGFINSLVKGYATEIGEKGVRLSEGQKQRVALARALLRNPKILLLDGATSALDAGNEHQVLDAIFKKFKCRTLLIVTNNLSVIEKADRIVVIDNGRVVEQGCHQELMSANSHYARLVRCKLHNILQK from the coding sequence ATGGAGAggggagaaataaaaatgaagattttaGCATATGCAGGGCTTCTGCTCATAGTCATATTTAGCACCGCGGATgtcttttttggctttgcctaCTACCTTCATTGGAATAAATACGAACTCTTCAGAGACAATGTAGTTAATTACAGCTTCGTGCACTCAATGTTTGACTTTTGGCTGTTCTCAATGGTCAGAGTGTTTCTGCTCTTGAGCGCGGTCTTTGCAGTTATCACCGACCGGCCAGACGCTTTGAAATACATAAGTAAGTCCAGATACCCCGTCGGAGTACTGAACATACTTATGGTCCTCTACACTTTGGTCAAAATCATGTTATATACTGAATATCTGGATGGCAACCATGATGATGATCCTTGGTTCTTGACTTTAGGAGCTTGGACAATGATGGCATCACTTATCATGTACGTCATATGGATAAACATTCTGCAGGAGCCGTTTTACCCTCTTAGGACCAAAATGGCCTTGCTGAAGCCTGATGCTGTCAAATCAACCAGTAAAGGAAACATAGACGGGGAAAGATCTGAAGACTGTTTTGAAAGACAGAGTTGCCACAccgatgatgacaatgacgaggaagatgatgataaagttatagggaagggaaagaaatcTGTCAAGTGGTATTCCGTGTTTGCTCGATTGATATCTTTCTCCAAGGAAGATTGGCCAATCTTGCTTGTTGGTATCGCCGCCCTCATATGCACTTCCGTCGGCAGCACATTTCTCCCGCTGTTAGCAGGTCGGGTCCTTGATGGAGTTGTTCAAGGAAAAGATGCGGCTCAATTTTATAAATCCATTGTTCTGATGACGGTGATTTCCTGTGAAGTGGCAATAGGCAATGGAGTTCAAAGTGGATCCATAATGGTCGCCATGGCACGTCTCAACCGACGAATCACAAACTGCCTCTTTGATTCCATTCTGAAACAGGATATGTCGTTCTTTGATAGAAATGGAACAGGGGCAATACTGTCGCGTCTGACATCGGACACAATCACCATGAGTGATTCCCTTGGAAGCAGCGTCAGAATATGTCTCCGGAAAACCTTCCAGATCGTCAGCAACACGGTGGCTATGGTAATTCTTTCATGGAGACTCTCTGTCATCACTGTAATCACTTTAATTCTGTTGCTAGTTATCTCAGACATCGTGGGAAGGTACTATGAGAGGCTAGCAAGAAAGGTACAAAGCACTTTAGCCAATGCCAACATCGTGGCTGAAGAGACTGTGTCCAACATAAAGACCGTTCGAAGTTTTGCCATCGAAAAAGGTGAGAAAAATACCTACCGTGATAGATTGGACGCCGTTTATCATTTGCGTAAAAGGGAGGCAGGCGTGTTAGGCTTGTCCAAAGTGATAGTCTCGGCTTGTGAATTGTTAGCGTTTGTAGTGGCCCTCTTTTACGGAGGCCATCTGGTTCTCAACGGAGTGATAAGTGGTGGAATGCTCTTTTCTTATGTATGGTATCAACAGAAGATTGGAAGAAACATCGAGAAGATTTCTGACGGGTTTGCCCACCTGATGAAAGCAGCTGGGGCTTCAAGGAAAGTGTTTGAAATGATTGACTCGAGTCCTAAGCTTACGAATGAAGGTCGTCTCACACCAAGGGAGTTTAAGGGCCATTTGGAATTCAGGAACGTACATTTTACCTATCCCTCCACAGCATCTCCCCGGGTGTTAGAAAATGTAAGTTTTACCGCATCACCAGGAGAAGTGGTTGCTCTTGTTGGTCCCAGCGGCGGGGGCAAAAGTTCATGCGTTAGCCTCATAGAACGTTTCTATGAACCTACCCTTGGGGACGTCCTGATAGATAATATCAGTGTCAGGGAGTACGATCATACATACCTTCATACACAAATGGCTCTCGTTGGTCCAGAACCTATCCTCAACGCAAAAACAATCAAGGATAATATTTCCTTTGGCCTTGATAATTGCAGCATGAGTCGCATTCGTAATGCTGCAGAACAAGCCAACATCCACGGCTTCATTAACAGTCTCGTTAAAGGCTACGCGACGGAAATTGGCGAGAAGGGTGTTCGGTTGTCAGAGGGTCAGAAACAGAGAGTAGCCTTAGCCAGAGCCTTGTTGAGGAACCCCAAGATATTGCTCCTGGATGGTGCCACAAGCGCTTTAGATGCTGGAAATGAACACCAGGTCCTGGATGCGATCTTCAAAAAATTCAAATGCCGGACCCTCTTGATTGTTACTAATAATCTGAGTGTAATCGAGAAGGCTGATCGCATCGTGGTCATTGACAACGGGAGGGTGGTCGAGCAAGGTTGCCACCAAGAACTCATGAGTGCTAACAGTCATTATGCTCGGCTTGTCCGATGTAAACTCCACAACATTTTACAGAAGTGA